One region of Halohasta litchfieldiae genomic DNA includes:
- a CDS encoding NAD(P)/FAD-dependent oxidoreductase: protein MEADQPTHRLCVVGAGLAGVGVADRLRNQPIEVTILEKSRGVGGRAATRRKHGCHYDHGANYIKDPDGRTTELLHELGEEGLVDITEPVWTFDKHGEISPGDRREAHKWTWTEGITQFAKRLIARTDATVHNTTRVDSLAQTAAGWTLTDTDGDDHGPFENIVLTPPAPQTADLLASTSFADGSATDQLTEAVDAIRSVPFRTIRTVVLQYPFEIDRPYYALVNTDRAHPIGWLARESCKAGHVPDGQSLLIAQMAPDWSTNNYDVPLAKASEEVAGMVADLLDDDRLDEPEWVDDQGWRYALPNAGLDGEIVDPLREEGLFVAGDWLSGEGRAHEAYWSGVDTAEELLATR, encoded by the coding sequence ATGGAAGCAGACCAACCCACTCACAGGCTCTGTGTCGTGGGTGCAGGGCTGGCGGGTGTCGGTGTCGCCGATAGGCTCCGAAATCAGCCGATTGAGGTAACGATCCTCGAAAAGAGCCGGGGTGTCGGCGGCCGCGCGGCTACCCGTCGCAAACACGGCTGCCACTACGACCACGGCGCGAACTACATCAAGGACCCCGACGGTCGGACCACCGAGTTGCTCCACGAACTCGGCGAGGAGGGACTAGTCGACATCACAGAGCCAGTTTGGACGTTCGACAAACACGGCGAGATCAGCCCCGGTGACCGCCGAGAGGCCCACAAGTGGACGTGGACTGAGGGGATCACCCAGTTCGCCAAACGACTCATAGCGCGGACCGATGCCACAGTTCACAACACGACACGCGTCGACAGCCTCGCCCAAACCGCGGCTGGCTGGACGTTGACCGACACCGATGGCGACGATCACGGACCCTTCGAGAACATCGTCCTCACGCCACCGGCCCCACAGACCGCCGATCTGCTGGCCTCTACCAGCTTTGCCGATGGTTCTGCCACCGACCAGCTCACCGAGGCCGTCGACGCAATCCGGTCGGTTCCGTTTCGGACGATCCGAACGGTCGTTCTGCAGTACCCTTTCGAGATCGACCGTCCCTACTACGCGCTGGTCAACACCGACCGCGCCCATCCGATTGGCTGGCTCGCCCGGGAATCCTGTAAGGCGGGCCACGTCCCTGACGGTCAGAGTTTGCTCATCGCCCAGATGGCTCCCGACTGGTCGACAAATAACTACGACGTGCCGCTTGCGAAGGCAAGCGAGGAGGTGGCCGGAATGGTTGCCGATCTCCTCGATGACGACCGTCTCGACGAACCGGAGTGGGTCGACGATCAGGGCTGGCGGTATGCCCTCCCTAACGCGGGACTCGACGGCGAGATCGTCGACCCACTCCGCGAGGAGGGACTGTTCGTCGCCGGCGACTGGCTCAGCGGCGAGGGTCGCGCACACGAAGCCTACTGGAGCGGCGTCGACACGGCCGAGGAACTGTTAGCCACTCGCTAA
- a CDS encoding HAD family hydrolase, with translation MYDAVIFDNDGVLVSRTSYDVLHEATWAAFDAAGVSDPDPDDVKAMVVDVSSTEVEDVCARYGVDPETFWAQRDQLSSERQQTEACAGRKTPYEDLSALDRLSMPMGVVSSNQQATVDFLLSYFDLRPYFSVALGREPTPEALDRQKPDPYYLTQAVDALDADSALFVGDNDSDIAAANNAGLDSAFIRRPHRRSHDPSPRPTHIVEDLHDIVDLCRSATV, from the coding sequence ATGTACGATGCGGTGATATTCGATAACGATGGAGTGTTGGTCTCCCGGACGTCCTACGATGTGCTCCACGAGGCCACGTGGGCGGCGTTCGACGCGGCCGGTGTCTCCGATCCCGATCCCGACGACGTGAAGGCGATGGTGGTCGACGTGAGTTCGACTGAGGTCGAAGACGTCTGTGCACGCTATGGGGTCGATCCCGAGACGTTCTGGGCCCAACGTGACCAACTGTCCAGCGAGCGACAGCAGACCGAGGCCTGCGCCGGACGCAAAACCCCCTACGAGGATCTCAGTGCGCTCGACCGCCTGTCGATGCCAATGGGTGTCGTGAGTTCCAACCAACAGGCGACCGTCGACTTCCTGCTGAGCTACTTCGACCTTCGGCCCTACTTTTCGGTCGCACTCGGCCGCGAACCGACGCCCGAGGCACTCGACCGACAGAAACCTGACCCCTACTATCTCACGCAGGCGGTCGACGCCCTCGATGCCGACTCGGCACTGTTTGTTGGGGACAACGACTCGGATATCGCCGCCGCCAACAATGCCGGACTCGACTCGGCGTTCATCCGCAGACCCCACCGCCGGAGCCACGACCCCTCGCCAAGACCGACACATATCGTCGAAGATCTCCACGATATCGTCGACCTCTGTCGGTCCGCAACAGTCTGA
- a CDS encoding DUF4397 domain-containing protein, whose product MYHIETHNRRAVLKTAGSVAIIGSLAGCAGGEGQGNETNETNDSEMDDGNETNSSDEGMDNGSQMANVRVAHLAPDAPNVDVYVDDEAVLEDVSFSTISDYLELEAGTYDVQITEAGTEEAVYDESLEVEAANYTVAAVGEISEENQPFAVEVYEDDLSDPGESARLRGIHAAPDAPAVDIADEETGDLLFEDLAFGEDQTGDAPPGDYTLEIFPTGEDEDPVATFDASVEAGSVYTAFVVGYLEPDDAPADEELSVEVVEDSAGMDLGSEDGMGGNETDSENESS is encoded by the coding sequence TTGTATCATATAGAGACTCACAACCGACGAGCAGTACTGAAGACGGCAGGTAGCGTTGCGATTATCGGCAGTCTCGCTGGCTGTGCTGGCGGCGAGGGACAAGGCAACGAGACGAACGAGACAAACGACTCGGAGATGGACGACGGCAACGAGACGAATAGCTCCGATGAGGGGATGGACAATGGCAGCCAGATGGCCAACGTCCGTGTGGCCCATCTCGCACCGGACGCGCCGAACGTCGACGTCTACGTCGACGACGAGGCGGTGCTCGAAGACGTGTCGTTCAGCACCATCAGCGACTATCTCGAACTCGAAGCCGGCACCTATGACGTGCAGATCACCGAAGCCGGCACCGAGGAGGCCGTATACGACGAGTCCCTTGAAGTCGAGGCGGCCAACTACACGGTTGCGGCGGTCGGCGAGATCAGCGAGGAGAACCAGCCGTTCGCAGTCGAAGTGTACGAGGACGACCTGAGCGATCCGGGCGAGAGTGCCCGTCTCCGCGGCATTCACGCGGCTCCCGACGCGCCAGCGGTCGACATCGCCGACGAGGAGACCGGTGACCTGTTGTTCGAGGACCTCGCCTTCGGCGAGGACCAAACCGGCGACGCACCGCCGGGCGACTACACGCTCGAAATCTTCCCGACCGGCGAAGACGAGGATCCGGTGGCAACGTTCGATGCGAGCGTCGAGGCCGGAAGCGTCTATACGGCGTTCGTCGTCGGCTACCTCGAACCCGACGATGCACCAGCCGACGAGGAGCTCTCGGTCGAAGTCGTCGAGGACTCCGCTGGGATGGATCTGGGCAGCGAAGACGGAATGGGGGGCAACGAGACGGATAGCGAAAACGAAAGCAGCTAA
- a CDS encoding SIMPL domain-containing protein, which produces MQRRQLLVGSGAVATAALAGCIGSAQTNESDSSRTLTVRKSGEVTAEPDQAVVHVSIEATGDDPAAIRDELSDRSQQLTDGLVTSGLDEAQITTGRFSIREDVDREPRPVDDTEPAASESTRYAGTHAFRIAVDDVESTGNVVDTAVESGADTIEWIEFTLSAERRAELRQEALDTALEAGRTEAEFVAGEVDRSVVDVQHVDTGDGGVSTVRQEFAMDEASGSGRSTELQPDDVTVHATAKITYTIE; this is translated from the coding sequence ATGCAACGACGACAACTCCTCGTTGGCAGTGGAGCCGTAGCAACAGCAGCACTCGCGGGCTGTATTGGGAGTGCCCAGACGAACGAGAGTGATAGTAGCCGGACCCTAACCGTCCGCAAATCCGGCGAGGTAACCGCCGAGCCGGATCAAGCAGTCGTCCACGTCAGTATCGAAGCCACTGGCGACGATCCCGCGGCTATCCGGGACGAACTCTCGGATCGCTCCCAACAGCTCACAGATGGACTTGTGACGTCCGGACTCGATGAAGCCCAAATTACGACCGGCCGGTTCAGCATCCGAGAAGACGTCGACCGAGAGCCGAGGCCAGTAGACGACACTGAGCCAGCGGCCAGCGAGTCGACTCGCTACGCCGGAACCCACGCGTTCCGGATCGCAGTTGACGATGTGGAGTCGACCGGGAATGTGGTCGATACGGCCGTCGAATCGGGAGCCGACACCATCGAATGGATCGAGTTTACACTTTCCGCCGAGCGCCGGGCGGAGCTACGGCAGGAGGCCCTCGACACAGCGCTTGAGGCTGGCCGAACTGAGGCAGAGTTCGTCGCTGGAGAGGTAGACAGATCGGTCGTCGATGTGCAGCACGTCGACACGGGCGACGGTGGCGTGTCGACGGTTCGCCAGGAGTTTGCGATGGACGAAGCGAGTGGCTCCGGGCGGTCGACGGAGCTACAGCCGGACGATGTAACGGTTCACGCGACAGCAAAAATAACCTACACGATTGAGTGA
- a CDS encoding DUF1405 domain-containing protein, translating to MGWIPSGRQLPSRDRLPRWLAPVPSVLETIGLRLVWLVVAINLAGTAFGFWYYFPQLSRTAPEMWIFVPDSPMATLFIAGAFALWAVDRSNDYLTALAFFGNIKLGLWTPWVLVIFADAFLEFTAPAMYAFLLVSHLAMVVQAFVLHRITDFPVAAVGLAVGWYTIDLTVDYFIPIVGEPHHTTIPVARGTEIAAGATAFQLAAWGAVVLTILPLFWALATRINKSEPADA from the coding sequence ATGGGTTGGATTCCGAGCGGTCGACAGCTGCCCTCACGAGACCGTCTCCCACGTTGGCTTGCGCCGGTGCCGTCGGTTCTCGAAACCATCGGCCTCCGGCTCGTCTGGCTCGTCGTCGCGATCAATCTCGCGGGGACGGCCTTCGGCTTCTGGTACTACTTTCCACAGCTCTCCCGCACGGCTCCAGAGATGTGGATTTTCGTCCCCGACAGCCCGATGGCGACGCTGTTTATCGCTGGTGCGTTCGCCCTGTGGGCGGTCGACCGATCCAACGACTATCTGACTGCACTCGCCTTCTTCGGCAACATCAAACTCGGCCTCTGGACGCCATGGGTGCTTGTCATTTTTGCTGACGCGTTTTTGGAGTTCACCGCGCCCGCGATGTACGCCTTCCTGCTGGTGAGCCATTTGGCGATGGTCGTCCAAGCGTTCGTCCTCCACCGCATCACCGACTTTCCGGTGGCGGCTGTCGGCCTCGCGGTGGGGTGGTATACGATTGATCTGACCGTCGACTACTTCATCCCTATTGTCGGCGAGCCACACCATACCACGATTCCGGTGGCCCGCGGAACGGAGATCGCCGCCGGGGCGACAGCATTCCAACTGGCGGCGTGGGGTGCGGTCGTCCTCACGATTCTCCCGCTGTTTTGGGCGCTGGCAACACGGATCAACAAATCGGAGCCGGCAGACGCCTGA
- a CDS encoding glycosyltransferase, which produces MKRLLTKGFETAGSAGVFLTLLLLGLYQGLQQTVLSLNLVWLSFEIVWMDAVATSIVFIGFVALSGGLLLREVWTPATNVSSRDDGPQLTAIIPVYRDGAVLHRSVESLKRANYENLEIVIACEPDDKETLAVAHELAGGAVSVIESRYPGSKSGAIQTAVEASIADSFAVFDADEIVDEDFLSAGMGALVDGGYDVFQGRRIPEPTGFVEALAYCERVMFHASYKIVEPSGFYNCRSSSTLFSREAFETVGGFDDLLTEDLAFAHKCFRHGLDVRQARNYTNVMEAPHTLADFWGQRKRWRIGQVEVLDATLRGRLTDGPLHRRVLSLGRMVTSLGGSIFTVVILSKWSLLVLTDAELFYLLPIVAVAVLAMGVGLADSRSGSIDSVVPITLCAPLVYPVFGLLSIKSILEYTVSWDGTWYHVEKTGS; this is translated from the coding sequence ATGAAGCGCCTCCTAACCAAAGGGTTCGAGACTGCGGGGTCTGCCGGCGTCTTTCTGACGTTACTGCTGCTCGGGCTCTATCAGGGACTCCAACAGACGGTCCTCTCGCTGAATCTGGTATGGCTCTCCTTCGAAATCGTGTGGATGGATGCGGTTGCGACGAGTATCGTGTTTATCGGCTTTGTGGCGCTTTCCGGTGGGTTGTTGCTCCGTGAAGTGTGGACACCGGCGACAAACGTCTCGTCGCGAGACGACGGTCCACAACTGACGGCGATCATCCCGGTGTACCGGGATGGGGCCGTACTCCACCGAAGCGTCGAGAGCCTCAAACGGGCCAACTACGAGAACCTCGAAATAGTCATCGCCTGCGAGCCGGACGATAAGGAAACGCTGGCGGTCGCCCATGAGTTGGCCGGCGGTGCGGTGTCGGTCATCGAAAGCCGATATCCCGGTTCGAAAAGCGGCGCGATCCAGACCGCCGTCGAAGCCTCGATTGCCGACTCGTTTGCGGTGTTCGACGCCGACGAAATCGTCGACGAAGATTTCCTCTCGGCCGGCATGGGCGCGCTCGTCGACGGGGGGTACGACGTCTTTCAGGGGCGGCGGATTCCCGAACCGACCGGCTTCGTCGAGGCACTCGCCTACTGTGAACGCGTCATGTTCCACGCGAGCTACAAGATCGTCGAACCCAGCGGCTTCTACAACTGCCGCAGTTCGTCGACGCTGTTTTCCCGCGAAGCCTTCGAGACGGTTGGCGGCTTCGACGACCTGCTGACCGAGGACCTCGCGTTCGCCCACAAATGCTTTCGTCATGGGCTCGACGTCCGACAGGCGCGGAACTACACGAACGTGATGGAGGCCCCCCACACGTTGGCGGACTTCTGGGGACAGCGGAAACGCTGGCGGATCGGTCAGGTCGAAGTGCTGGACGCGACGCTCCGTGGCAGGCTGACCGATGGCCCACTCCACCGACGCGTGCTCTCACTCGGACGCATGGTAACGAGCCTCGGCGGGAGTATCTTCACCGTCGTGATTCTCTCGAAGTGGAGCCTGTTGGTGCTAACCGATGCCGAACTGTTCTATCTGCTTCCCATCGTTGCGGTCGCGGTGCTCGCCATGGGCGTTGGGTTGGCCGACTCCCGGAGCGGATCTATCGACTCCGTGGTTCCGATCACTCTCTGTGCCCCACTGGTGTATCCAGTATTCGGGCTGCTCTCGATCAAATCCATCCTTGAGTACACCGTCAGCTGGGATGGGACGTGGTACCACGTCGAGAAAACCGGCAGCTAA